Proteins found in one Balaenoptera ricei isolate mBalRic1 chromosome 18, mBalRic1.hap2, whole genome shotgun sequence genomic segment:
- the TSC22D1 gene encoding TSC22 domain family protein 1 isoform X3 produces MDLVKSHLMYAVREEVEVLKEQIKELIEKNSQLEQENNLLKTLASPEQLAQFQAQLQTGSPAANTQPQGTTQPPAQAASQGSGPTA; encoded by the exons ATG gATCTGGTGAAAAGCCATTTGATGTATGCGGTTAGAGAGGAAGTGGAGGTCCTCAAAGAGCAAATCAAGGAACTAATAGAGAAAAATTCCCAGCTGGAGCAGGAAAACAATCTGCTGAAGACACTGGCCAGTCCCGAGCAGCTTGCCCAGTTCCAGGCTCAGCTGCAGACTGGCTCCCCCGCTGCCAACACACAGCCACAGGGGACCACACAGCCCCCAGCGCAGGCAGCGTCCCAGGGCTCAGGACCAACCGCGTAG
- the TSC22D1 gene encoding TSC22 domain family protein 1 isoform X2, with the protein MKSQWCRPVAMDLGVYQLRHFSISFLSSLLGTENASVRLDNSSSGASVVAIDNKIEQAMDLVKSHLMYAVREEVEVLKEQIKELIEKNSQLEQENNLLKTLASPEQLAQFQAQLQTGSPAANTQPQGTTQPPAQAASQGSGPTA; encoded by the exons ATGAAATCCCAATGGTGTAGACCAGTGGCGATGGATCTAGGAGTTTACCAACTGAgacatttttcaatttctttcttgtCGTCCTTGCTCGGGACTGAAAACGCCTCTGTGAGACTTGACAATAG ctcTTCTGGTGCAAGTGTGGTAGCTATTGACAACAAAATCGAGCAAGCTATG gATCTGGTGAAAAGCCATTTGATGTATGCGGTTAGAGAGGAAGTGGAGGTCCTCAAAGAGCAAATCAAGGAACTAATAGAGAAAAATTCCCAGCTGGAGCAGGAAAACAATCTGCTGAAGACACTGGCCAGTCCCGAGCAGCTTGCCCAGTTCCAGGCTCAGCTGCAGACTGGCTCCCCCGCTGCCAACACACAGCCACAGGGGACCACACAGCCCCCAGCGCAGGCAGCGTCCCAGGGCTCAGGACCAACCGCGTAG